The Methanooceanicella nereidis genome window below encodes:
- a CDS encoding HlyC/CorC family transporter — MDFGITLQLILLGILLLLSGFFSSSETALTSINKIRLRHMVDEKVKNADRIQKLLEEPGKLLSTILIGNNIVNISASALATSLAIEFFGDTGVGIAMGVMTLLVLVFGEITPKALAIQYSEKISLLVIKPVSIIVWVLSPIVAIFNYGTNGLINLLGGKRDKNAPIITEEELKTLVNVSHEEGVLEVDEKSMIQNVFEFGDLHVKDVMIQRTDIVAININSTFDEVTEILKTEQYSRYPIYKQRMDNIVGILNVKDFFFSKESKETFDIKKYMRKPYYTFEFKKISEVFSDMKKFRVHMAVVLDEYGGTAGIVTIEDLIEEIVGEIQDEYDIQVNEIEEIKEGEYLVDGSTKIDTFNEILNVNIESEYYDSIGGYLIGEFGRLPQAGEKLEKENIVFTVEGVDKNRIKKVRIILGAGSEPVAAEAE, encoded by the coding sequence TTGGATTTTGGTATAACCCTTCAACTGATATTGTTGGGAATTCTTTTGTTATTGTCAGGGTTCTTTTCATCGTCTGAAACCGCCCTTACGTCAATTAATAAAATTCGTCTCAGGCATATGGTGGACGAGAAGGTAAAAAACGCGGACCGCATTCAAAAATTACTGGAAGAGCCCGGTAAACTGTTAAGCACCATACTGATAGGCAACAATATAGTCAATATCAGCGCTTCAGCCCTGGCCACATCCCTTGCCATAGAGTTCTTTGGTGATACGGGCGTAGGCATCGCCATGGGAGTAATGACGCTGCTCGTACTCGTGTTTGGCGAAATAACTCCTAAAGCGCTTGCGATACAATATTCTGAAAAAATATCGCTGCTGGTGATAAAGCCCGTATCTATCATAGTCTGGGTACTTAGCCCGATAGTGGCAATATTCAACTACGGTACGAACGGATTGATCAACCTTCTTGGCGGAAAGAGGGATAAAAACGCTCCGATAATCACTGAAGAAGAGCTCAAGACGCTGGTAAATGTCAGCCATGAAGAAGGAGTGCTTGAGGTCGATGAAAAAAGCATGATTCAAAATGTCTTCGAATTTGGCGACCTTCATGTAAAAGACGTCATGATCCAGAGAACGGATATAGTGGCTATCAATATCAATTCCACATTCGATGAAGTTACCGAGATACTGAAGACTGAACAATACTCGCGTTATCCCATCTACAAGCAAAGAATGGATAATATCGTAGGTATCCTGAACGTAAAGGACTTCTTTTTCTCAAAGGAATCAAAGGAGACTTTCGATATTAAAAAATATATGAGGAAGCCCTACTATACTTTCGAGTTCAAGAAAATATCCGAAGTATTCAGCGATATGAAAAAGTTCAGGGTACACATGGCCGTAGTGCTGGATGAATACGGCGGCACCGCAGGAATTGTGACGATAGAGGACCTGATTGAAGAGATCGTGGGCGAGATCCAGGATGAGTACGATATTCAGGTGAACGAGATAGAGGAGATAAAAGAGGGCGAATATCTCGTCGACGGCAGCACCAAGATAGACACTTTCAATGAGATACTGAACGTCAATATCGAGTCGGAATACTATGATTCCATAGGCGGGTACCTCATCGGCGAGTTCGGAAGGCTGCCTCAGGCTGGAGAAAAGTTAGAAAAGGAAAATATTGTCTTTACGGTCGAAGGCGTCGATAAGAACAGGATCAAAAAAGTGAGAATAATTCTGGGCGCGGGCTCGGAACCGGTTGCGGCGGAAGCGGAATGA
- a CDS encoding mechanosensitive ion channel family protein → MEEDLLQKLLSQISYDKIIFAIVVIILAYLITRLITFTFSRFSEKLGYYRITIKMIIPLLKFVVWTVSLMIIFGMTFELSSSEILAFSGLLGAALGFGLKDVFASIIGGIVITIEKPFNIGDKIRYKDYYGEVTDIGLRATKMITPFGDKVTLPNYLIFQDAIASANAGDIEMLVIIDIFVDSRSDYQLAMKIFEEAVITSKYFFINKDHPYVILLQDFPFYKRIRAKAYVHDLRKEFDYMSDVTSRVWKEFEKYDIRPPEPGVIEQVSGQESTYSKHSLA, encoded by the coding sequence ATGGAAGAAGACCTGCTTCAAAAGCTCTTATCCCAGATCTCTTATGATAAGATAATTTTTGCCATAGTCGTAATTATCCTAGCTTACTTGATAACCAGGCTTATTACCTTTACATTCTCCCGTTTCTCAGAAAAGCTCGGATACTACAGGATCACTATCAAGATGATCATACCGCTGTTAAAGTTCGTCGTATGGACCGTTTCGTTAATGATAATTTTCGGTATGACATTTGAACTTTCATCGAGCGAAATACTTGCATTCTCAGGATTGCTGGGTGCGGCTCTTGGTTTTGGGCTTAAGGACGTCTTTGCCAGTATAATCGGCGGCATTGTCATCACTATAGAAAAACCATTCAACATCGGAGATAAAATCAGATATAAGGACTATTACGGCGAGGTCACAGACATCGGCTTGAGAGCTACGAAGATGATCACACCCTTCGGGGATAAAGTCACGCTGCCGAACTACTTGATATTCCAGGACGCAATCGCCAGCGCGAACGCCGGGGACATAGAGATGCTCGTCATCATAGACATATTCGTCGATTCCCGCTCCGATTATCAGCTTGCTATGAAGATCTTCGAAGAAGCCGTGATCACGTCAAAATATTTCTTTATCAATAAAGACCATCCGTATGTCATTCTTTTACAGGATTTCCCGTTCTATAAGCGTATAAGGGCTAAGGCATACGTGCATGACCTCAGGAAAGAGTTTGATTACATGTCGGACGTTACGTCACGCGTATGGAAAGAGTTTGAAAAATATGATATCCGCCCACCTGAGCCGGGAGTCATCGAACAGGTATCCGGGCAGGAAAGCACATACTCGAAACATTCGCTGGCATGA
- a CDS encoding HD domain-containing protein, with protein MDERLKKQIDFIVEIDKLKNVFRQSYLINDSRKENSVEHSWHLALMVVILSEYADMKNIDILRAVKMSLIHDIVEIDAGDSFAYGETSWKEKIERERSAAKRLFNILPSDQAIELKILWEEFENMSTPEAKFAASLDRLQPLLQNYFTQGKTWREHGVTRDKVIKRNVPLKDFSAELWELAVFLIDDSVKKGYLNK; from the coding sequence ATGGATGAACGTTTAAAAAAGCAGATCGATTTCATCGTAGAGATAGATAAGCTCAAAAACGTATTCCGGCAATCCTATCTAATAAACGACTCCAGGAAAGAGAACTCAGTAGAGCATTCCTGGCACCTTGCATTGATGGTCGTAATATTGTCCGAATACGCTGATATGAAAAATATTGATATTTTAAGGGCAGTAAAAATGAGCCTTATACATGATATCGTCGAGATAGATGCCGGCGACTCTTTTGCCTATGGCGAAACCTCCTGGAAAGAAAAAATCGAAAGAGAACGATCCGCTGCTAAAAGGCTTTTTAATATCCTGCCCTCGGATCAGGCAATAGAATTAAAAATACTCTGGGAAGAATTTGAAAATATGTCTACGCCGGAGGCAAAGTTCGCAGCTTCTCTGGACCGGCTACAACCGTTGCTCCAGAATTATTTTACTCAAGGAAAGACCTGGCGGGAGCATGGCGTTACCAGGGATAAAGTGATAAAAAGAAATGTACCGCTAAAGGATTTTTCAGCGGAGTTATGGGAACTTGCGGTTTTTCTTATAGATGATTCAGTTAAAAAAGGATATCTGAATAAATAA
- a CDS encoding Clp1/GlmU family protein, whose translation MPYDINDLVKTIKTHKTCIVIGKNDTGKSTLIKKVSESVSISVIDSDIGQSDIGPPSVVSLGERDNDKYSMIDGYFCGSTSPSGHLLQMVTGVAKMMRKVRDLPVMINTTGLATGSYGIALKTEKINAVMPDLLIALEYDNELKYLDSYKRIGIKVLRYPVSNETRQKTRSERAYLRQRAFREHFKGYSLSEHYFKDISFQRTILNNGTIVDRSYITVNKDKIIHAEKNDTDALVIAEEKIENIAALKKSLEVRSLNIYHPDDFAGLIIGLIGTSGEFLGLGLIKDIDIINKKISIYSSTDKFVIAQFGTHKLNLNNFKDKGTLKPERY comes from the coding sequence ATGCCGTATGATATAAATGATCTGGTAAAAACCATTAAAACACATAAAACATGTATTGTAATAGGTAAAAACGATACGGGAAAATCCACGCTCATAAAAAAAGTTTCAGAATCAGTAAGCATATCGGTCATAGACTCCGATATAGGGCAGAGTGACATCGGTCCGCCTTCGGTGGTATCGCTGGGGGAAAGAGATAACGATAAGTATTCCATGATAGACGGCTATTTTTGTGGTTCTACGTCTCCATCCGGACATTTATTACAAATGGTGACCGGAGTTGCAAAGATGATGAGAAAGGTAAGAGATTTACCGGTTATGATAAACACTACCGGGCTGGCGACAGGAAGTTATGGCATAGCACTGAAGACCGAGAAGATAAATGCCGTGATGCCCGATCTTTTGATCGCACTGGAATATGATAATGAGCTTAAATACCTGGATAGTTATAAAAGAATTGGAATAAAGGTATTGCGCTATCCGGTCTCGAATGAGACAAGGCAAAAAACCAGATCTGAAAGGGCTTACTTGAGGCAAAGAGCGTTTAGGGAACATTTTAAAGGATATTCTTTATCGGAGCATTATTTTAAGGATATATCATTCCAGCGAACGATATTAAATAATGGCACTATAGTGGACAGATCATATATTACGGTGAACAAAGATAAGATCATCCACGCGGAGAAAAATGATACCGATGCGCTGGTCATTGCGGAAGAAAAGATCGAGAATATTGCAGCACTTAAGAAAAGTTTAGAAGTAAGATCGTTGAACATTTATCATCCGGATGATTTCGCAGGATTGATCATTGGATTAATAGGCACTTCGGGAGAATTCCTGGGCCTTGGATTAATAAAGGATATCGATATTATAAATAAGAAAATTTCTATTTACTCAAGCACGGATAAGTTCGTAATAGCCCAGTTTGGCACCCATAAATTGAACTTGAATAATTTCAAGGATAAAGGTACTTTAAAGCCAGAGCGATATTGA
- a CDS encoding amylo-alpha-1,6-glucosidase produces MGNRSYDISNSLVIRENDLTLITLPNGDIPVDKDQGYGLYYHDCRFLSGFTLKVNDQQLTNILSSDEKDYASTIMATNHYLIDNNDAEIPENTITIRRERNIPGFLNEKITIKNYNEFEVTLSVQLHFESDFKDIFTVRGIEKGPDGHMLPYECKNGELRLAYSGKDGIIRKTIISFLKEPDSVIECSPEYRLFIPPGKEDEISFIINVNDGSGNDENIINDDLVKKRIDNIRESYHNMRSLCKDFQTDNQIFNSVFKRCMADLRLLNMSIEGQVFYSGGIPWYDTLFGRDSIISAIQSMPYEFNIAKSTLRLLALYRGKCLDDWRDEEPGKILHELRRGEKSRLNRIPNTPYYGSADSTPLYLILLSEYINWTGDTGILYELIETIESAITWMDKYSDMKDLGFASYYCRSEKGLYNQSWKDSFDSISRKDGTIAKAPIATVELQGYMYLAKKRISKLFKQIGRKHDAIRLEKDAEKLKKDFNRSFWVKENDYYALAIDKEGICEVTASNPAQCLWCGIVEGRKAERIVNRIFQEDMFSGWGIRTMSSHEKRYNPLGYHNGTIWPHDNSIIAMGLSKYGFKNEALTLFNGLFEAASFQPRYRLPELFGGYEREKYSIPTKYPVACSPQAWSSGSIPYMLISSLGLVPDALNNSLSMIKPELPVWLDHVKINNLKVGKAMTDLEFKKVNDSTFVNVIGKKGELDIHVYY; encoded by the coding sequence ATGGGAAATCGATCTTATGATATTTCAAATTCTCTTGTAATACGTGAGAACGACCTGACTTTAATAACTTTACCGAATGGTGACATCCCGGTAGATAAAGACCAGGGGTATGGCCTTTATTATCATGATTGCCGTTTTTTAAGCGGTTTTACTTTAAAAGTGAACGATCAACAGCTAACTAATATACTATCCAGTGATGAAAAAGACTATGCTTCTACAATAATGGCCACAAACCACTATCTGATCGATAATAATGATGCAGAGATCCCGGAAAACACCATCACTATACGTCGGGAAAGAAATATACCGGGATTCTTGAACGAAAAGATAACGATAAAAAACTATAATGAATTCGAAGTAACTTTAAGCGTTCAGCTTCATTTTGAATCCGATTTTAAGGATATTTTTACTGTAAGGGGTATTGAAAAAGGCCCGGATGGTCATATGTTGCCATATGAGTGCAAAAACGGAGAACTCAGATTAGCATATTCCGGAAAGGACGGTATAATACGGAAAACAATAATATCATTCTTAAAAGAGCCTGACTCCGTCATAGAATGTTCACCGGAGTACAGGCTTTTTATCCCTCCCGGTAAAGAAGATGAAATATCCTTTATAATTAATGTGAATGATGGGAGCGGTAATGATGAAAACATCATCAACGATGACTTAGTAAAAAAAAGGATCGATAATATACGAGAATCTTATCATAATATGAGATCCTTATGTAAGGATTTCCAGACAGATAACCAGATATTCAATAGTGTTTTTAAAAGGTGCATGGCAGACCTCAGGTTGCTGAATATGAGTATTGAAGGGCAGGTCTTTTATTCGGGGGGCATCCCCTGGTATGATACGCTTTTTGGACGAGATAGTATCATATCGGCCATACAATCCATGCCATACGAATTTAATATAGCAAAAAGCACACTAAGATTGCTTGCTCTATATAGAGGAAAATGTCTCGACGACTGGAGAGACGAAGAACCCGGTAAGATCTTACATGAATTGCGGAGAGGAGAAAAATCAAGACTTAACAGGATACCGAATACTCCCTATTATGGCAGCGCGGATTCCACACCGCTATATTTGATACTATTATCGGAATATATCAATTGGACAGGAGATACAGGGATATTATATGAGCTGATCGAAACGATCGAATCAGCCATAACATGGATGGATAAGTACTCTGACATGAAGGACCTGGGATTCGCCTCATATTATTGTAGATCGGAAAAAGGGCTTTACAATCAAAGCTGGAAAGACTCTTTTGATTCAATTAGCAGAAAGGACGGGACGATCGCAAAAGCGCCTATAGCCACGGTTGAACTTCAAGGATATATGTATCTTGCAAAAAAGCGCATATCAAAACTATTTAAACAGATCGGCAGAAAGCATGATGCGATAAGGCTCGAGAAAGATGCTGAAAAACTAAAAAAGGATTTTAATCGCAGTTTTTGGGTAAAAGAGAACGATTATTATGCCCTTGCCATAGATAAGGAAGGCATTTGCGAAGTGACAGCATCAAATCCGGCACAATGTTTATGGTGTGGCATCGTAGAGGGCAGAAAAGCAGAAAGGATAGTAAACAGGATCTTTCAGGAAGATATGTTTTCAGGTTGGGGCATAAGGACGATGTCCAGCCATGAAAAACGATATAATCCTCTGGGGTATCATAATGGAACGATCTGGCCTCATGATAATTCAATAATCGCAATGGGCCTTAGTAAGTATGGTTTTAAAAATGAGGCACTTACTCTATTCAACGGCCTTTTTGAGGCCGCAAGTTTTCAGCCTAGATACAGGCTTCCCGAGCTATTTGGCGGGTATGAGAGAGAAAAATACAGTATACCGACAAAATATCCGGTAGCGTGCAGCCCGCAAGCATGGTCTTCGGGATCGATACCATATATGCTGATATCTTCTTTAGGGCTCGTACCGGATGCCTTGAATAATAGCCTTTCGATGATAAAGCCTGAATTACCGGTATGGCTCGATCATGTAAAGATAAATAACTTGAAGGTCGGTAAAGCCATGACCGATCTCGAATTTAAAAAAGTGAATGATAGCACTTTTGTCAATGTCATTGGTAAGAAAGGAGAACTTGACATACATGTATATTATTAG
- a CDS encoding cation-translocating P-type ATPase, translating to MYYNKTKEELFEALRSSDKGLTNEEVKARLEKYGFNALEKEKGLNIPGMVLHQFTDPLIYILIIAAIITTILKDWVDTGVILAVVILNAIIGFIQEYKAENAIRALKTLTSPKAQVIRNGIVEEVDSETLVPGDIVLLASGTKVPADIRLFETIRLEIDEAALTGESLGVKKISEPVDKKETGPGEAKNKAFLGTLVLSGRGKGIVIATGQNTQLGKISHEVGIIKAAPTPLQIQLDNMSKKIGLAIVVISIISIALGVWIGESLYDMLLTGIALAVGAIPEGLPVVVTITLAIGVGKMAQRNAIIRKLPAVETLGSTTVIASDKTGTMTKNEMTVTKIFSGDRFYDVTGTGYVPIGEIVPEDGKTEDIKDNKALMMCLMAGLLANESMLELEESTGNYKHRGDPTEICLITSAMKGGLEEGKVLLDYTKLDEIPFESERLYMASLHKQEKKDENIAFIKGAPDRILKMCNRMMDQDGAHKDFNEEDIQEINSELGYRGLRILAMAFKTFPREVKDIEPKDLEEGAVFLGLQGMYDPPREEVYEAIKQAKRSGIRVIMVTGDHKVTAITIAKKLEIIDGEKYDAITGDQLEKMQDEELFDRLETVSVFSRVSPLHKLRIVQQLIKRGEVVAVTGDGVNDTPALKAAHIGVAMGKTGTDAAKETSEMIISDDNFASIFAAVKEGRVVFANIRKVTLFLLSSGMGQVILILLSLVLRLPLPLLPSQIIWTNLVTNGLQDVAMAFEPAEKGIEIEPPRKKNEPVISKLMIERLLVIGIVLAIGTLGVFLWQLNTGASIDKARTMAFTTLVLFQLFNVFNMRSETTSAFLMNPLNNKFLFFSVIASIIAQISVLYWEPLQFIFNTVPPDMNDWAMIIPVTLTVIFVVEIDKAIRNFLGKEKK from the coding sequence ATGTATTATAACAAGACTAAAGAGGAATTATTCGAGGCATTAAGATCAAGCGATAAAGGGCTCACTAATGAAGAAGTAAAAGCCCGGCTAGAAAAATACGGGTTTAACGCGCTTGAAAAAGAGAAAGGCCTTAATATACCGGGAATGGTACTTCATCAGTTCACGGACCCTCTTATCTATATACTTATCATAGCGGCAATTATCACGACCATACTGAAGGACTGGGTGGATACTGGCGTAATACTGGCCGTTGTGATCCTTAACGCTATCATAGGCTTTATTCAGGAATATAAGGCCGAGAACGCGATAAGGGCTTTAAAGACATTGACATCTCCCAAAGCACAGGTAATACGTAATGGGATCGTTGAGGAGGTGGACAGTGAGACTCTGGTCCCGGGGGATATCGTGCTGCTGGCTTCGGGAACAAAAGTCCCGGCAGATATACGGCTGTTCGAGACTATACGGCTGGAGATAGATGAGGCTGCATTGACCGGAGAATCCCTGGGAGTAAAAAAAATTTCAGAACCTGTTGACAAAAAAGAAACAGGCCCGGGAGAAGCTAAAAATAAGGCTTTTTTGGGAACCCTGGTATTATCCGGCAGAGGTAAAGGCATAGTGATCGCGACAGGCCAGAACACACAACTGGGTAAAATTTCCCACGAAGTAGGGATCATTAAAGCCGCTCCGACGCCTCTTCAGATCCAGCTTGACAATATGAGTAAAAAGATAGGCTTAGCGATCGTTGTCATTTCAATAATATCAATAGCATTGGGTGTATGGATAGGTGAAAGCCTATACGACATGTTACTTACCGGTATCGCCCTGGCCGTCGGAGCCATACCTGAAGGGCTACCGGTAGTAGTCACTATCACTCTAGCCATCGGGGTCGGAAAGATGGCGCAAAGGAATGCGATCATTAGAAAACTTCCTGCTGTAGAGACACTCGGAAGCACCACGGTCATAGCTTCGGATAAAACCGGGACGATGACAAAAAACGAGATGACAGTCACTAAAATTTTTTCAGGAGACCGTTTCTATGATGTCACAGGCACTGGATACGTGCCAATAGGTGAGATCGTACCTGAAGACGGTAAAACAGAAGACATCAAAGATAACAAAGCGCTGATGATGTGCCTTATGGCAGGTTTACTAGCAAATGAATCGATGCTGGAACTTGAAGAGAGCACAGGCAATTATAAGCATAGGGGAGACCCGACAGAGATCTGCCTTATAACATCGGCAATGAAAGGCGGTCTTGAAGAGGGTAAAGTACTATTGGACTATACAAAACTGGACGAAATACCTTTTGAATCTGAAAGGCTTTACATGGCAAGCCTTCATAAACAGGAAAAAAAAGATGAGAACATAGCATTTATAAAAGGCGCCCCGGACAGAATATTAAAAATGTGTAATAGAATGATGGATCAGGATGGCGCTCATAAGGATTTTAACGAAGAAGATATCCAGGAGATCAATTCCGAACTTGGTTACCGGGGGTTGAGGATACTGGCTATGGCCTTTAAGACCTTCCCGAGAGAAGTTAAAGACATAGAGCCTAAAGATCTCGAAGAAGGCGCTGTATTCCTCGGTCTTCAAGGAATGTATGACCCGCCGCGCGAAGAAGTATATGAAGCGATAAAACAGGCAAAAAGATCGGGCATAAGGGTAATTATGGTGACTGGCGATCACAAGGTCACGGCAATCACGATCGCTAAAAAACTGGAGATCATCGATGGGGAAAAATATGACGCCATAACAGGCGACCAGCTTGAGAAAATGCAGGACGAGGAATTATTCGATAGGCTTGAAACAGTATCCGTGTTCTCTCGAGTTTCCCCTCTGCATAAATTAAGGATAGTACAACAACTGATAAAAAGGGGGGAAGTGGTCGCGGTCACTGGCGACGGAGTCAACGATACCCCTGCGTTAAAAGCGGCACACATCGGGGTAGCGATGGGAAAGACAGGCACTGATGCGGCTAAAGAGACTTCGGAAATGATAATATCCGACGACAATTTTGCCAGTATTTTTGCGGCCGTGAAAGAAGGGCGAGTGGTTTTTGCGAATATCAGGAAGGTCACTTTATTCCTGTTATCCAGCGGAATGGGCCAGGTGATATTAATATTATTGAGCCTGGTACTGAGACTTCCTTTACCGCTCCTCCCGAGCCAGATAATATGGACAAACCTGGTCACTAACGGACTTCAGGATGTAGCCATGGCTTTTGAGCCGGCTGAAAAAGGTATCGAGATCGAGCCGCCCCGAAAAAAAAATGAACCTGTGATATCAAAACTGATGATAGAAAGGCTGCTAGTTATTGGGATAGTGCTTGCCATAGGGACTTTAGGTGTATTTTTATGGCAACTTAATACAGGTGCCAGTATCGATAAGGCCAGGACAATGGCATTTACGACCCTTGTATTATTCCAGCTTTTCAACGTCTTCAACATGAGATCTGAGACTACATCGGCGTTCCTGATGAACCCGTTGAACAATAAGTTCCTTTTCTTCAGTGTTATCGCGTCGATAATAGCTCAGATATCCGTATTATACTGGGAGCCGCTACAGTTCATTTTTAATACGGTACCACCGGACATGAATGATTGGGCAATGATCATACCGGTCACGCTCACGGTAATATTCGTGGTAGAGATAGATAAGGCGATACGCAATTTTCTGGGAAAAGAAAAAAAATAA
- a CDS encoding TIGR00725 family protein → MTRRHIISVIGDGYLPEGSQNYILAERLGRSLVDNGYRVLSGGLGGVMEAVSKGAKSSANYKEGDIIGILPGYDPGKANKHIDIAIATGLDHTRNAIVANGDAVVAIGGGAGTLSEISFAWILKRLIIAYKVEGWSGELSGRKIDRTIRYEDMPEDRVFSVTSEQEVIELLKNIPKYSKRHN, encoded by the coding sequence TTGACGCGAAGGCATATTATTTCCGTGATAGGTGACGGCTATCTTCCAGAAGGTTCGCAAAATTATATTTTGGCAGAAAGGCTGGGAAGATCGCTTGTCGATAACGGATACCGTGTATTATCCGGAGGGCTCGGCGGAGTGATGGAGGCTGTCTCAAAAGGCGCGAAAAGCTCGGCAAATTATAAAGAAGGAGATATCATCGGCATCCTTCCCGGATATGACCCCGGGAAAGCTAATAAGCATATTGATATTGCGATAGCTACTGGCCTTGACCACACCAGGAACGCTATCGTGGCTAACGGTGATGCGGTCGTAGCCATCGGAGGCGGAGCCGGGACATTGTCTGAGATATCTTTCGCATGGATATTAAAGAGACTGATAATAGCCTATAAAGTGGAAGGATGGAGCGGCGAATTGTCCGGTAGAAAAATAGACAGGACAATAAGATATGAGGATATGCCTGAAGACAGGGTATTTAGCGTAACATCTGAACAAGAAGTAATAGAACTATTAAAAAATATACCAAAATATTCCAAAAGACATAATTGA
- a CDS encoding tetratricopeptide repeat protein — MPGNEEDNRSESEKQPIIIPQAEPGCSHENRISINMDISELTIDDIDLKNGIHLYHNGLIDEAMAALKKYLSKFPDNTEAHLILGDIYERKMMYDEAVIEYSEVLRLNEKDDMTRFKLENALKQRSMRK, encoded by the coding sequence ATGCCTGGAAACGAAGAGGATAATAGATCGGAAAGCGAAAAGCAGCCCATCATAATACCGCAGGCTGAGCCAGGATGCAGCCATGAGAACCGGATATCCATAAACATGGACATAAGTGAGCTTACTATCGACGATATCGATCTTAAGAACGGTATCCATCTTTACCATAATGGCTTGATAGACGAAGCAATGGCCGCGTTAAAAAAATATCTGTCAAAATTTCCCGATAACACCGAAGCTCATCTTATCCTTGGCGATATCTATGAGCGTAAAATGATGTATGATGAGGCCGTCATCGAATATTCCGAGGTCTTAAGGCTTAACGAGAAAGATGATATGACACGCTTTAAGCTTGAAAATGCATTAAAACAAAGATCGATGAGAAAATAA
- a CDS encoding HEAT repeat domain-containing protein yields the protein MISDLIRQLKDDDKDIRSFAALQLKNIGDKAAIEPLIETLSDNDPVVRQSAIHSLSVLGFNTGKKCVVKYIAHSLNDKDRMVRKEAAMALGTWLLNMIEDIKVVQMLVERLKDDDQEVADRAEFALGNLYQKKNNYDIIRPLLEAENDEDDIIRDKVKKILAGQIRIEKK from the coding sequence ATGATTTCAGACCTTATTAGACAACTAAAGGATGATGATAAGGACATACGTTCATTTGCGGCACTTCAGCTAAAGAATATCGGCGATAAGGCAGCAATAGAGCCGCTAATAGAGACCCTTTCTGATAATGACCCGGTAGTCAGGCAAAGTGCGATACATTCTCTTTCAGTACTTGGATTTAATACGGGGAAAAAATGTGTTGTCAAATATATCGCCCATTCATTGAACGATAAAGACAGAATGGTAAGAAAAGAGGCCGCAATGGCGCTTGGGACCTGGCTTTTGAACATGATAGAGGATATTAAAGTAGTGCAAATGCTGGTAGAAAGATTGAAAGACGATGATCAGGAAGTCGCGGATCGCGCAGAGTTTGCATTAGGGAACCTTTATCAAAAGAAAAACAACTATGATATTATCAGGCCGTTACTGGAAGCCGAGAATGATGAAGATGACATCATCAGGGATAAGGTGAAAAAGATACTGGCCGGGCAGATAAGGATAGAGAAAAAATGA
- a CDS encoding flavodoxin family protein, producing the protein MKVIGILSSPRGKNSSTRKLVESAMKGAQEAGAETEMIDITKLNIEYCLGCATCHRKGECAQTDDFQEVMDKIMAAEGLVLSSPNYIDNVTGQMKVFMDRMVDAVHLQLLEGKYGFALCTTGGGNEDIVLDYLNEFLIKCGATAIGAAGAAVGKDPASINVASEKAYELGKDLVEAIKEKRRYPEQEKIHNLFKESFWYTVSANRERWASNYEHWVQKGWSR; encoded by the coding sequence ATGAAAGTCATTGGTATCCTTTCAAGCCCCCGGGGAAAGAACAGCTCGACGCGCAAACTTGTAGAATCCGCTATGAAAGGCGCGCAGGAAGCAGGCGCTGAGACAGAGATGATCGATATAACAAAGCTGAACATCGAATATTGCCTCGGCTGCGCAACTTGCCACAGAAAGGGGGAATGCGCCCAGACCGACGATTTCCAGGAGGTCATGGATAAGATCATGGCCGCCGAAGGGCTTGTCCTCAGCAGTCCCAATTATATAGATAACGTCACCGGCCAGATGAAAGTGTTCATGGACAGGATGGTAGATGCCGTACATTTACAATTGCTGGAAGGAAAATACGGATTTGCGCTGTGCACTACTGGCGGCGGTAACGAAGACATCGTATTAGATTACTTGAATGAGTTCCTTATAAAATGCGGCGCGACCGCTATAGGCGCTGCCGGTGCAGCCGTAGGAAAAGACCCCGCATCGATAAACGTGGCCTCTGAAAAGGCTTATGAGCTAGGGAAAGACCTTGTCGAAGCCATAAAAGAAAAGCGCAGATATCCGGAACAGGAAAAGATACATAATCTCTTTAAGGAAAGCTTTTGGTACACGGTCAGCGCAAATAGAGAAAGATGGGCCAGTAACTACGAGCACTGGGTACAGAAAGGATGGAGCAGGTAA